From Acanthopagrus latus isolate v.2019 chromosome 22, fAcaLat1.1, whole genome shotgun sequence, the proteins below share one genomic window:
- the LOC119012720 gene encoding LOW QUALITY PROTEIN: protein NLRC3-like (The sequence of the model RefSeq protein was modified relative to this genomic sequence to represent the inferred CDS: inserted 1 base in 1 codon) → MNETEEEVHLSAATLCEEHDGHTGAQRVHQQRADSPSPSGVSMKSDCSMIEPVTFKDEEKVHQQRPDSPAPSGVSMKSDSSMIEPVTFKDEYFSDKDRVHQLTADSPVPSSVSMKSDQSMIEPVTFKDEGHSDKEKVQQIPGCQQHPTDLDSIFKHLEENIATFVKNELKKFQKALSPDYPGCFERQSEDEEVWGGGEEEQRRSSSEALLKITLHFLRRMKQEKLADCLQSRSNVAVCQHQLKSNLRKKFRSVFEGIAKAGNQTFLNEIYTELYITEGGTGHLNDEHEVRQIEAVSKKPARPETAIRHDDIFKPSPGRDEPIRKVMTKGVAGIGKTVLTQKFTLDWAEDKSNWDIEFTFPFTFRELNGLKEKKYSLVELVHHFFTEIKDAGICRFEDFRVVFILDGLDECRLPLDFCNTEILTDTTESTSIGVLLTNLIRGKLLPSACLWLTTRPAGANQIPVECVDMVXRGFTDEQKEEYFRKRFRDEEQANRIISHIKTSRSLHIMCHIPVFCWVTATVLEDVMKTREEEVLPKTLTEMYIHFLVVQSKLKNVKYDGGAETDPHWSPESKKMIMSLGKLAFEQLQKGNLIFYESDLIECGIDIRAASVYSGVFTQIFKEERGLYQDKVFCFVHLSVQEFLAALHVHLTFFCSGVDLLSGQPSALWWLKIFRYKPYPIQLYQSAVTTALQSLNGHLDLFLRFLLGLSLQTNHTLLQGLTTHTGNISQTNQETVGYIKKKISENLSPERSINLFHCLNELNDHSLVEEIQQYLSSGSLSTDELSPAQWSALGFILLSSEKDLEVFDLKKYSASEEVLLRLLPVVKGSTQALLSGCNLSERSCEALSSILRSQSSSLRELDLRNNNLPDSGVKLLLAELESPNCTLETLRLTGCNLSQKSCEALASVLSSQSCSLRELDLSNNELQDSGVKLLSAGLGSLHCTLETLRLSGCLITGKHCVSLASALRLNPSHLRELDLSYNHPGDIGEKLLSAGLEDPHWRLETLRVEHSGWVRLKPGVRKWACELTVDTNTVNRLLRLTDNNRKVTAVKVKQPYPDHPERFNCWEQLLCRDGLTGRCYWEVEWRGMVYVSVSYKGIITKRNRAESWFGGNNQSWSLECSDDFAVYHNKKKTSLPPSSDSDSDSNRVAVYLDYPAGTLSFYRVSSYTLIHLHTFNTTFTEPLYPGFWLWSAGSSVSLCEL, encoded by the exons ATgaatgagacagaggaggaggtccATCTCTCTGCAGCTACTCTGTGTGAGGAACATGACGGCCATACCGGAGCTCAGAG ggttcaccagcagagggcggaCTCTCCTTCACCCAGCGGGGTGTCCATGAAGAGTGACTGTTCCATGATTGAGCCTGTTACCTTCAAGGATGAAGAAAA GGTTCACCAGCAGAGACCAGACTCTCCTGCACCCAGCGGTGTGTCCATGAAGAGTGACTCATCCATGATTGAGCCTGTTACCTTCAAGGATGAATACTTCTCTGACAAAGACAG ggtTCACCAGCTGACAGCAGACTCTCCTGTACCCAGCAGTGTGTCTATGAAGAGTGACCAGTCCATGATTGAGCCGGTTACCTTCAAGGATGAAGGCCACTCTgataaagaaaa agtgCAACAGATTCCTGGTTGTCAGCAACATCCAACAGACCTGGACTCCATATTCAAG CATCTTGAAGAGAACATCGCCACCTTTGTGAAGAATGAGCTAAAGAAGTTCCAGAAGGCTCTAAGTCCAGATTACCCAGGCTGCTTCGAGAGGCAGAGTGAAGATGAGGAGGTATGGGGTGGtggggaggaagagcagaggaggagcagcagtgaGGCACTCCTGAAGATCACACTACACTTCCTGAGGAGGATGAAGCAGGAGAAGctggctgactgtctgcagagca GATCCAATGTTGCAGTTTGTCAGCATCAACTCAAATCTAACCTGAGGAAGAAGTTTCGGTCTGTGTTTGAGGGGATCGCTAAAGCTGGAAACCAAACCTTTCTGAATGAGATCTAcacagagctctacatcacagagggagggacgggACACCtcaatgatgaacatgaggtcagacagattgaaGCAGTGTCCAAGAAACCAGCCAGACCTGAAACAGCAATCAGACATGATGATATCTTTAAACCCTCCCCTGGAAGAGATGAACCAATCAGAAAAGTGATGACAAAAGGAGTGGCTGGCATCGGGAAAACAGTCTTGACACAGAAGTTCACTTtggactgggctgaagacaaaTCCAACTGGGACATagagttcacatttccattcacctTCCGCGAGCTGAATGGGCTGAAGGAGAAAAAGTACAGCCTGGTcgaacttgttcatcacttcttcactgaGATCAAAGATGCAGGAATCTGCAGGTTTGAAGACTTCAGGGTCGTGTTCATCCTTGATGGACTGGACGAGTGTCGTCTTCCTCTGGACTTCTGCAACACTGAGATCCTCACAGATACCACAGAGTCCACCTCAATTggtgtgctgctgacaaacctcatccgGGGGAAGCTGCTTCCCTCTGCTTGCCTCTGGTtaaccacacgacctgcaggagccaatcagatccctgttgagtgtgttgacatgg acagagggTTCACTGATGAACAaaaggaggagtacttcaggaagagattcagagatgaggagcaggccaACAGGatcatctcccacatcaagacatcacgaagcctccacatcatgtgccacatcccagtcttctgctgggtcactgctacagttctggaggatgtgatgaagaccagagaggaagaagtgcTACCTAAGACCCTCACTGagatgtacatccacttcctggtggttcagTCCAAGCTGAAGAATGTCAagtatgatggaggagctgagacgGATCCACACTGGAGTCCAGAGAGCAAGAAGATGATCATGTCTCtgggaaaactggcttttgagcagctgcagaaaggcaacctgatcttctatgaatcagacctgaTAGAATGTGGCATCGacatcagagcagcctcagtgtactcaggagtgttcacacagatctttaaagaggagagaggactgtaccaagacaaggtgttctgcttcGTCCATCTGAgcgttcaggagtttctggctgctcttcatgtccatctgacGTTCTTTTGCTCTGGTGTCGATCTGCTGTCAGGACAGCCATCAGCCCTCTGGTGGTTGAAAATATTCAGATACAAACCCTATCCAATACAACTCTACCAGAGCGCAGTGACCACAGCCTTACAGAGTCTAAATGGAcacctggacttgttcctcCGTTTCCTCCTGGGTCTCTCACTGCAAACCAATCATACTCTTTTACAAGGTCTGActacacacacaggaaatatcTCACAGACTAATCAGGAAACAGTCGGGTACATCAAGAAGAAGATCAGCGAGAACCtgtctccagagagaagcatcaatctgttccactgtctgaatgaactgaatgatcattctctagtggaggagatccaacagtacCTGAGTTCAGGAAgtctctccacagatgaactgtCTCCGGCTCAGTGGTCGGCTCTGGGCTTCATCTTACTGTCGTCAGAGAAAGATCTGGAagtgtttgacctgaagaaatactctgcttcTGAGGAGGTTCTGCTTAGGCTGCTGCCGGTGGTCAAAGGCTCCACCCAGGCTCT GCTGAGTGGGTGtaatctgtcagagagaagctgtgaagctctcTCCTCAATTCTAAGATCCCAGTCCTCCAGCCTGAGGGAGCTGGACCTGAGAAACAACAACCTACCGGATTcaggagtaaagctgctgttggCTGAACTGGAGAGTCCAAACTGTACACTGGAGACCCTCAG GCTGACTGGCTGTAATTTGTCACAGAAGAGCTGTGAAGCTTTGGCGTCAGTTCTCAGCTCTCAGTCCTgtagtctgagagagctggacctgagtaacaacgaactgcaggattcaggagtgaagctacTCTCTGCCGGACTGGGCAGTCTGCACTGTACACTGGAgactctcag ACTTTCAGGCTGTTTGATCacagggaaacactgtgtttctctggcctcagctctgagattaaacccctcccatctgagagaacTGGACCTGAGTTACAATCACCCAGGAGACATAGGAGAGAAGCTGCTATCGGCTGGTTTGGAGGATCCACACTGGAGACTGGAGACTCTCAG gGTGGAACACTCTGGATGGGTGAGGTTGAAACctggtgtcaggaaat GGGCCTGTGAACtcacagtggacacaaacacagtaaacagacTCCTCAGACTGACCGACAACAACAGGAAGGTGACAGCAGTGAAAGTGAAGCAGCCGTACCCTGATCACCCAGAGAGGTTTAACTGCTGGGAGCAGCTGCTGTGCAGAGATGGTCTGACCggtcgctgttactgggaggtcgaGTGGAGAGGAATGGTTTATGTATCGGTGTCTTACAAAGGAAtcataacaaaaagaaacagagctgagagctgGTTTGGAGGGAATAATCAGTCCTGGAGTCTGGAGTGCTCAGATGATTTTGCTGTctatcacaataaaaaaaagacaagcctccctccctcctctgactctgactctgactccaACAGAGTGGCAGTGTATTTGGACTatcctgctggcactctgtccttctacagagtctcCTCTTACacactgatccacctccacaccttcaacaccacTTTCACTGAACCTCTTTATCCCGGGTTCTGGTTATGGTCAGCCGgttcctcagtgtctctgtgtgagctgTAG
- the ptrhd1 gene encoding putative peptidyl-tRNA hydrolase PTRHD1, with protein MAATGAGSPSRLVQYVVVRSDLVHKLSWPLGAVITQACHAATAAIHLHYGDAETQQYLAELDSMHKVVLGAPDEAALSSLSENLTQAGVAHKLWIEQPENIPTCLALKPCPKETVQPLLRKFKLFK; from the exons ATGGCGGCTACAGGAGCCGGGTCCCCGAGCCGGCTGGTCCAGTATGTGGTTGTCCGCTCGGATCTGGTTCACAAGCTATCCTGGCCCCTAGGTGCCGTTATAACTCAGGCCTGTCATGCTGCCACCGCCGCCATTCACCTTCACTACGGGGACGCGGAAACACAGCAGTACCTGGCGGAGCTGGACTCCATGCATAAAGTGGTGCTAGGG GCTCCAGACGAGGCCGCCCTCTCTAGTCTATCAGAGAACCTAACACAGGCCGGTGTGGCTCACAAGCTTTGGATCGAACAGCCAGAGAACATCCCCACCTGCTTGGCTCTGAAGCCATGTCCAAAAGAGACCGTCCAGCCGCTGCTCCGCAAGTTCAAACTCTTCAAATGA